The following is a genomic window from Pedobacter sp. KBS0701.
CTGATACCAAACATTACCTTACGTATGATGTATATACGCATATTACCAGTGCAGCAATTAAGCAATCCTTGCACGATGATCACGAAGGACATTCTGATGATGAAAATTATAAGGCACCACGTATTGTTAAGGTTTCGGTAGGCGATACCATTCATACCTCAAGTGGTGTGGTTACGGTGAAAGATTTAGATAGAAAACCCACTGCCAAAGATTTAGCACTTGCGCAAGGCGATTATGCTGTGGGTTTGCCACTAGAGGTAAATGCTGCCGGAAAAGTTTATAACACAGAGCCGATTTTCTTAATCAAAGGAAATAATACTTTCGATTTTGCACGTAAAATAGATGAATTGGATTTGAAATTCCGTTTCTCCAGAGTATTGCCGGATGAGAAAAAAGTAGAACTTCAAATTTTTGAGAAACCACAACAGGCTAAAGATTGGGTTGTTTTCAAAGCGATAGAATTTCCTTTCATCAATTTATATTGGGCTGGTACCATTGTAATGGTTATTGGTTTTTTACTTTCAATTTTCAGAAGGAGAAAAGAGGCCAAAACCGCATAAATCATGAAGATCGTTTTATTGGGTTCGGGAAACGTTGCCACACACTTAGCAAAAGTACTAAAAGCTACAGGTGAAGATGTGGTACAGGTGTACAGCCCAAATTTAAATCATGCAAAATTATTGGCGGGTACGATTGAAGCTGAAGGAGTAAACGAACTTACTGAAATTGACGAAAATGCTGATTTATATATCATCTCTGTAAAAGATGATGCGATTGAAAGCGTTGCTAAATCATTGAAAAATGTGAAGGGCTTAGTGGTACATACCTCTGGGACTACAGATATTCATATTTTATCATCACAAGTTACTAACGCTGGTGTTTTTTATCCATTACAAACTTTTTCAAAAGATGGAGAAGTTTCATTTGAAAATATCCCGCTCTGTATCGAAGCAAGTGATGTAGATCAGTTGGCTATTTTAAAAGGACTTGCAGCCAAAATCAGCACTCAGGTTTATGAGCTGGACGGGGAGAAGAG
Proteins encoded in this region:
- a CDS encoding Rossmann-like and DUF2520 domain-containing protein; amino-acid sequence: MKIVLLGSGNVATHLAKVLKATGEDVVQVYSPNLNHAKLLAGTIEAEGVNELTEIDENADLYIISVKDDAIESVAKSLKNVKGLVVHTSGTTDIHILSSQVTNAGVFYPLQTFSKDGEVSFENIPLCIEASDVDQLAILKGLAAKISTQVYELDGEKRKVLHLAAVFACNFPNHLYALANQILRQNDLDFEIIRPLIAETADKVMHNLPENVQTGPAIRADENTLNKHLSILHNMPELQNIYQTLSNSIKLMLK